A window of Umboniibacter marinipuniceus contains these coding sequences:
- the cmoA gene encoding carboxy-S-adenosyl-L-methionine synthase CmoA, with the protein MGNRKDSVYANPLTEVHQFKFDDRVAQCFPDMITRSVPGYETIIAMTGVMAQRFAQADSHIYDLGCSLGASLLSMRQHVDDASIQIIGVDNSAAMIERCTHIVALNNSPIHTELRLEDMQTTELCNASVVVLNFTLQFIPIEERGPLIDRIYAAMKPGGILILSEKIRFEDEHLQQLNTELHHEFKRGNGYSDLEIAQKRSSLENYLRAETIKSHESRLATAGFSSIDVWFQCFNFASVVAIK; encoded by the coding sequence ATGGGAAATAGAAAGGACAGTGTTTACGCCAATCCCTTAACCGAAGTTCATCAGTTCAAATTTGATGACCGCGTAGCACAATGCTTCCCCGATATGATCACCCGTTCAGTTCCGGGTTACGAGACGATTATTGCGATGACTGGCGTAATGGCTCAGCGCTTCGCGCAGGCCGATAGCCATATCTATGACTTGGGTTGTTCTCTGGGCGCGTCGTTATTGTCCATGCGACAACATGTTGATGACGCTTCCATCCAAATTATTGGTGTGGATAACTCGGCGGCGATGATTGAACGCTGTACTCATATCGTGGCATTGAACAACTCGCCTATTCACACTGAGCTTCGCCTAGAAGACATGCAAACCACCGAACTTTGCAATGCCTCGGTGGTGGTCCTCAATTTCACGCTTCAATTTATTCCAATTGAAGAGCGCGGCCCACTCATTGACCGAATCTACGCAGCGATGAAACCTGGTGGGATTCTCATTCTAAGTGAAAAGATTCGCTTTGAAGACGAGCATCTGCAACAGCTCAATACCGAACTCCACCACGAGTTCAAGCGCGGCAACGGTTACAGCGATCTAGAGATTGCACAAAAGCGGAGTTCCCTGGAAAACTACCTTCGCGCCGAAACCATTAAGAGTCATGAGTCACGCCTTGCGACGGCCGGTTTTAGTAGTATTGACGTATGGTTTCAGTGTTTCAACTTTGCTTCAGTGGTGGCGATTAAATGA
- the cmoB gene encoding tRNA 5-methoxyuridine(34)/uridine 5-oxyacetic acid(34) synthase CmoB: protein MIDFNNALKAMTDAGVNPWPGLAEQLSARFNQQRYGDLPRWLDALDQLPELPVDTRRTDLDTVTVSGSEQVDLRDQLMQFHPWRKGPFSLFGTHIDTEWRSDWKWQRLAPHLSPLGGRKVLDVGCGSGYHCWRSHGAGAAFTLGIDPTPLFNVQFRVLQKYLGYQNVQVLPLGIEDLPAKLHCFDTTFSMGVLYHRKSPIDHLIELRDTLRPGGELVLETLVVDGPEGYSLVPSGRYAKMGNVWFLPSVATLTNWLEKVRFKNVRVVDLNTTSTEEQRTTDWMTYHSLANFLDPEDSTKTLEGYPAPKRTVVIAEAPTN, encoded by the coding sequence ATGATAGATTTCAATAACGCACTAAAAGCCATGACCGACGCAGGGGTCAACCCCTGGCCGGGGCTCGCTGAGCAGCTCAGCGCCCGCTTTAATCAGCAGCGTTACGGGGATTTGCCTCGCTGGCTAGATGCATTAGATCAACTGCCTGAATTACCCGTGGATACCCGTCGTACTGATCTTGATACGGTTACTGTCAGCGGTAGTGAGCAAGTTGACTTGCGTGATCAGCTCATGCAGTTTCATCCTTGGCGTAAGGGGCCCTTCTCACTCTTTGGCACCCATATTGATACCGAATGGCGCAGCGATTGGAAATGGCAGCGACTTGCACCGCATCTCAGCCCGCTGGGAGGGCGAAAGGTGCTTGATGTAGGTTGCGGTAGCGGCTACCACTGCTGGCGAAGTCATGGCGCTGGCGCGGCGTTTACCTTGGGCATTGACCCAACGCCACTGTTTAATGTGCAATTTCGAGTGCTACAGAAATACTTAGGTTACCAAAATGTCCAAGTACTGCCGCTAGGTATTGAGGATCTACCCGCGAAGCTTCATTGTTTTGATACGACCTTTTCAATGGGTGTTCTTTATCATCGTAAGTCACCGATTGATCATTTGATTGAACTGCGGGATACACTTAGACCCGGCGGTGAACTAGTGTTAGAAACCTTGGTGGTTGATGGTCCTGAAGGATATAGTTTGGTGCCTTCCGGGCGCTATGCAAAGATGGGGAACGTGTGGTTTTTGCCGTCAGTGGCCACCTTGACGAACTGGCTTGAGAAAGTCCGTTTCAAGAACGTGAGAGTTGTTGACCTAAACACCACCTCAACCGAGGAACAGCGCACCACCGACTGGATGACCTACCATAGTCTGGCTAACTTTCTTGACCCCGAGGACAGCACTAAGACGCTAGAGGGCTATCCAGCCCCCAAGCGGACGGTTGTGATTGCGGAAGCGCCCACTAATTAA
- a CDS encoding response regulator transcription factor — MPGMNGMELHRRLNELGCNLPIIFVTGHGDIQMAVEAMQNGALDFVTKPYREQELLDTISRALDKDAAKRQFLIEKRVVQERLATLTARETEVMEMMVDGNANKVIGIDLGISERTVEIHRGRVMKKMKTHSLAELVKMVLVAKGRLMPK; from the coding sequence ATGCCTGGTATGAACGGCATGGAACTCCATCGCCGCCTAAATGAACTAGGTTGTAATCTGCCCATCATTTTCGTAACCGGTCATGGTGATATTCAAATGGCAGTCGAAGCGATGCAAAATGGCGCATTAGATTTCGTCACTAAGCCCTATCGAGAGCAAGAGCTCCTCGATACCATCAGCAGAGCTTTAGACAAGGATGCCGCTAAGCGTCAATTCCTCATCGAGAAGCGGGTGGTCCAGGAGCGCCTGGCTACACTCACAGCGCGTGAAACCGAAGTGATGGAAATGATGGTTGATGGCAATGCCAATAAGGTGATTGGTATTGACCTAGGCATCTCTGAACGTACCGTCGAAATTCATCGCGGGCGAGTAATGAAGAAGATGAAGACACACTCTTTAGCTGAGTTAGTAAAGATGGTGTTAGTGGCTAAAGGGCGTTTAATGCCAAAGTAA